The Lebetimonas natsushimae genomic sequence TTTTAAAGGCAGTTGATAAATTTGAAAAAAATATAGATAAATTTGAGCCTGAAAAAATTAGAGAAAACGCTTTAAGATTTTCAAGGGATAGATTTGAAAAAGAGATAAAAGACTTTGTAGAAGAAAAATATAAAATATTTAAAAATCATAAATGAGGTGTAAAGTATGAAAGCAGTCATTTTAGCAGGGGGGAGTGGAACAAGATTATTTCCATTATCAAGAAAAAAATTTCCTAAACAGTTTTTAAATTTAGGAGATAGTGAAAGTTTGTTTCAAAAAACAGTAAAAAGAAATTTAAAAGCTTTAAAAGATATAAATGATGTAATAATAATTACAAACAATGATTATCAGTTTCATGTAAAAAATCAATTAAAAGATATTTTTAATAATAAATTAAATTTGATTTTAGAACCTGTAGGGAGAAATACAGCACCGGCAATTGCATTGGCTATAAAATACGCATTTGAAAAATTAGGGGTGGGTGAAAACGAAATTTTGTTTGTTTCACCGTCTGATCATTTAATTTCTCCTGATGATAAATTTGCAGAATATATTAAAGAAGCTGAAAAACTTGCTAAAAAAGGATATATTGTTACATTTGGAGTAAATCCTACTAAACCTGAGACTGGATATGGATATATTGAAGCGGGAGATTTAGCTGAAAATGCTTATAAAGTTAAACAGTTTCATGAAAAGCCGAATTTAAAAACAGCTCAAAAATATTTAATGGCGGGTAACTATTATTGGAACAGTGGGATGTTTGCTTTTAGTATAGAAACAATTTTAGAAGAATTTAAAAAATTTGTTCCTGAAATTTATGAAAAAATTGAAAATTCTTCATTTGAAGAGGTAATTAAAGATTTTGAAAATATGCCTGATATTTCAATAGATTATGCCGTAATGGAAAAAACTGATAAAGCTGTTGTTTTACCTCTTAATATTATATGGTCTGATGTTGGTTCTTGGGACAGTGTTTATGATGTTTTAGATAAAGATGAAAATCAGAATGTAAAAATAGGTAATATTATTGATATTGATACGAAAAATTCCCTTATTATGGGTGAAGACAGGCTTATTGCCACAATCGGGGTAGATAGTTTAATGGTTATAGAAACGTCTGATGCTATTGTAGTAGCTAAAAAAGGACAAGGGCAACAAATAAAAAATTTGGTATCTTTATTAAAAAATAATTCACAGACAAAAGAGTTGACTGAATTTCATAAAACGGTTTACAGACCGTGGGGAAGTTATACAGAACTTGAAAAAGGAGAAAGATATAGAATAAAAAAAATAGTGGTAAATCCGGGAGAACAGCTTAGTTTGCAGTTGCATTATCACAGAAGTGAACATTGGATAGTTGTAAAAGGAACGGCAAAAGTTGTGTTAGGTGATGAAAAAGGAAATTTAAAAGAATTTTTTATACATGAAAATGAAAGCACATATGTACCTAAATCTACAAAACACAGACTAATTAATCCGGGTAAAATTCCACTTGAACTTATAGAAGTTCAGGTAGGAGAATATGTTGAAGAAGATGATATTATAAGATTTAACGATAAATACAAAAGAGTTTAATTTAACTCTTTTTCATATTTTTTTCTTAAAATATTATAAATCCATAAATAAATAAGACTTGCTATTATAAATATTGAAATTAAGGCAAACGGATTGTATCTGAAATAAAAGACAATAATATTTAAAATAATATGTGGGATTAATATATAAAGTGCCGCTATGGAATTTTTGATTGCATTATCTTTTATATTTGGATATTTTTGTTTTATATATTTAAACATAAAATAATGCAAATCTTCACTGTCTGATTCACTAAAAGGTATTCCGTATAATTTTTTTCTTTTTATTCTTCTTGGAAATTTTTGTAAAGTATTTATAATAGGAATTGTAAATGCTGCTAAAGGATACCATACTGTTAATTTTGGGTCATGATTTGTCATAGCAATTGATAAAAACCCTACAATAAATCCTATAAGATGGGCTCCCATATCTCCTAAAAAAATTTTTCCATATGGAAAATTAAAAATCAAAAATCCTAAAATAGCACCGTTTAAAATAAGTACTACTTTTAAATATTCATACATCCCTGTAATATAAAAATGATAACCAAAAAATGATAATGTAATAAATATTACTCCCGTAGCATAACCGTTTAGTCCATCAATAAAATTTATAGCACTTGCAAATCCTACAATTCCTATTATTGCAATAATATAACCTATTGCGGCTTCAAAAGGATTGTTTTTATTTAAGATTATAAATCCTCCGTTAAATACACCTTCTTTTGTCATATAAACTAAAACTAATGCTGAAAGGAATATAAAGGCTATTTTTTTTGAATAAGGTAGATCTAAATGAAATCTGTCTTCTAAAAAACCAAAGGTAAATATTGCTGTTCCCGCTATGAGTATATTTGTTAGTAGAGGAGAAAAAAATACTGAAGTAATGGTTATACTTGCAATAATTCCTAAACCTCCGAGTCTTGACACTTTATGGGTATGCATAGCATGACTTTTTTCATCAGCAGTCTTGTCTAATCCATAATTTTTTTTGTAAATTAGATAAACAAAAATTGCAGATAATATAAATGAGATTAAAAATTCTAACATTTAAAACCTTTTATTGAAAAAATATAATTGGTTGAATATAATTAAATTCGAGTGAATTATATCAAAATAAAAAAAGTGTTTTTTTTATTTCAATTGACACATCAATTTTACTTTGTTACAATCTCCATAAAAATTTTGGAGATTTTTATATGAAAAAGAAAATTGCTTTGATTGTTTTTGCTGTTTTGATAGGAATTTCTTTATTTGTATTAGTTAAATATATAATTTTTTCAAAAAATTACGCTACTTCAAATGCCGTATTTGTAAAAACGGATTCTTTAACAAATCTATCTTTTAAAATTCCCGGGAAAATAGAAAAAATTTATGTAAATGAGGGTGAGAGTGTAAAAAAAGGTGAATTGCTTGCAAAACTTAATACAAAAGATTTGGAAATTCAAAGAAAAGAACTGATTAATCAAATAGAGGCTTTGAATAAAAAAATTGAGGCAAGTGTAATTCAAAAAGATAAATTGAGCAAAGATATAGATGAAAATATAGATTTGATAAATGTGCAGATTAAAAAACTTTCTAAGCTAATCGAAGCAAAAAAATATGCAATTAAAGCCAAAGAAAATAAGCTTCAGAAACTTCAAAACGATTATAAAAGATTCAGCAGACTTTATAAAAATAAAAAAATTTCTATTGAAAAGTTTGAAAATGTAAAAACTGCTTTTCTTGCCTTACAAAATGAAATAAATGCGGATAAAAAAATACTAGAAAGTATGTATGAAGATAAAAATGCTTTGTTTATAAAATTAAAACTTGCGGAAAATAATAAAAAAGAAATAAGTAGACTTGCTAAACTTATTCAATCAATGAAATCGCAGTTAGAAGCTTTAAATGATAAATTAGCTTTAATTAATCAGCATATAAAAGACAGTTTCATTTATGCTCCTTTTAACGGCAAAATAGCTAAAAAATTTACAAATGCTAATGAGGTTGTGAATGCTGGAACTAAGATTTTGAGTATTGTAAATCCGAAGGATTTGTATGTTTTGGTTTTGCTTGAAGAGACTAAATTGAAAGGTATAAAAACAGGAAATTATGTAAAAATTCATATCGATACGACCGATAAGGATTATGAGGGGTATGTAAATAAAATTTTGCCTGCAAGTGCTGCGACTTTTGCGCTTGTTCCAAGGGATATAAGCAGCGGGGAATTTACTAAACTCTCTCAAAGATTTTATATAAGGATTAAGTTTAAAAAAATTCCTGATGATGTGCTGGTTGGGATGAGCGGAGAAGTTGAAATTGCGAGAAATTGATAAATTTACTAATTGTATTTAGTAAATTTATGATATTATTCTAATTATAATTAGAAAATAAGGAAAAAAATATTGAAACAAGCAATTATATCTCACAATAAACACTGGAAACAAAAATATGAAAATCTTTTTTATAGAGATGTAGTGGAAAAATTAGTAAAAAAAATTAATTTAAAGCATATACAGGTTTTGACAGGAATAAGAAGAAGCGGTAAAAGCAGTATATTTAAAATTTTGATAAATTATTTAATTGACAATAATATTAATCCTTTAACTATTTTATATATTAATTTAGATGATCCGTTTTTTAGTGAAATTTGGCAGGATTCTAAAAAATTATATGATTTAATAACTAGCAGTGAAAGTATTACAGGTAAAAAAATAAAATATCTTTTTTTAGATGAAATTCAAAATGTAAATAACTGGGAAAAATTTATCAAAGTAAGTTATGATAATGAAACTTTTAAAAAAATCTTCATTACAGGAAGTAATGCAAAACTGTTAGAAGGTGAATTTGCCAGTTTAATCAGCGGAAGATATTTAAAAGAAATTATTTATCCTTTAAGTTTTAAAGAAGTTTTGAGATTAAATAATATCAATTCATATTTAGATTTGTTGGATAACAAAGCCAAAGTTTTGTCAATTATAGAAGAAATGATGGAATATGGAAGTTTTTTTGAAGTTTTAAAAGAAAAAGAGTTTAAAAGAGATATTCTTTTAAATTATTTAGAAAGCATAATTTATAAAGACTGTATTATGAATAATAATATAAGAGATGCAAAATTTTTTAAGAATTTTGTCCAATTAGTATTGTCTAATATATCAAATTTGTATTCATATAATTCTCTTGCCAAAGCTCTTAATTCAAACGAAAATACTGTTAAAGCCTATTTATCTTACTTACAGGAAGCTTTTTTAATTTATGAAATAAACAACTTTAGTTTTTCTTTAAAAAATCAGATTAAATCTAAAAAGAAAAGTTATACGATTGATAACGGGTTAGCAGCCCAGACTTCTTTTAGATTTAGCAGTGATAAGGGAAAGTTGTTTGAAAATCTGGTGTTTAGCGAACTTAAAAAAAGAAATTATGAAATATATTTTTACAATGAAAAATATGAATGTGATTTTTTAGTAAAAGATGACAAATTAAAAGCAATTCAGGTGGCATATGAATTAAATGATTTTAATTTTGAAAGAGAAATTAGGAGTTTAATTAATTTACCGTTTGAGGCTGAAAAATATTTAATTACTTTTAACCAGGAAAAAATATATGAAGATATTAAAATTGTTCCTTTTTATGAGTTTTTTAAATGATTTTAATTTTGATGAGAGCAGTTAAAAATGCAAACTAAACTTTTCACTTTTAACTTTGCACTTTACATTATTTTAATCATTACCGGCGCTTTTATGGCTGTTTTGGATACGACGGTGGTTGATATTATTGTTCCAAGGCTTAAGGGACCGCTTTCAACGGATATGTATGGGGTGCAGTGGGTAATTACTGCATATATGACTGCGGCGGCTGCCGGGCTTTTGGTGGTTGAGTGGCTTATAAAAAGATATGGAAACAAATGGGTTTATATTGTGGGGGTGGGGCTTTTCAGTTTGGCTTCTTTTCTTTGCGGAATTTCAAATTCTCTTGGCTTTATTATAAGTGCGAGGGTAGTTCAGGGATTTGCCGAGGCTTTGATAATGGTTACAGCCCATATGATGATTTTTTCTCTGTTTCCTCCAGATAAAAAAGGTATTGCCATGGGGATTTTTGCCCTCGGGGTTGCCTTTGCCCCGGCAATAGGACCTACGCTCGGGGGGTATCTGAGTGAGTGGTTTGGCTGGAGGAGTGTATTTTTTGTAAATGTACCGATAGGAATAATCATAGTGATTTTTGGAAGTCTGCTTTTGCCAGATATCGGTAAAAGAGAAAAGTATCCTTTAAATGTAATATCTTTTATTTTTCTCTCTATCTCAACTGTTGCTCTTTTGATACTGCTCAGTAAAGGTCAGCAGTATGGATGGTTTAATTCTTCTTTTATAGTTTATCTTGGGTTTATTACCTGGTTTGGATTTTTATTTTTTGTAATGAGTGAATATTTTTCTAAAGTGAGATTATTTGAATATTCTTTATTTAAACATCCTTTTTATACTTTGGGTATTTTGATTTATTTTATTTTGCTAGGGTTTTCAATGTATCAGTATTTTTATCTGATACCTGTTTTTTATGAACACATAAAAGGGCTTAGTTCCATTCAATCGGGTCTTGGAGTGCTTGGATTTGGTATATGGATAGGAATTGTTAGTATTATTGCCGGAAATGTCAGTGATAAAATAGGACCTGTGCCTGTTCTTGTTGCGGCCGGAGTGATTTATCTGATAACTTCATTTTATTTTTTCCCTCCGATTAATTATTATATGAGCTTTATTGAAGCGGTTTTTAGAACTATGCCTTTTGGAATTGCAATGGGTATGTTTTTTGCCCCTGTAACAGTTCTTGTAATGAATGCTGCAAAAGACAAAGGCGAGCAAGCTATTGTGGTAATGGATTATGTGAGGTTTGTAGGAGGAAGTTTCGGGACAGCAATTGCCACTAATTCAATGTTTTTTTATAAAGATAAAGAATATGAGGGGATTGTAAGTTTGCAAAATTATTCATTAGTCAGTGATTTACTTGAAAAATTAAAATTTGTTTTTGGTGAAGCTGGTGAGGTGATATTAAGAAATCTGCAGGAATTTATGGCTATGAATTACGGGTTTAAATATGTTTGGTTAAATGCCGCTTTTTGGGGATTAGTGGGCAGTTTGTTTGTATTTTTACTGCCGGTGGCCAAAAAATGGGTAACGGAAAACGGAGAGTGTAAAATGAAAAGTGAAAAACGAAAAATTTAATTGACACATCAAAAATGCTTTGTTAAAATATTTTAGATTAAAAAGGATGAAAATGAAAAAGTTTGTTTTAATATTCCCTCTGTTGCTTAGTGCCGAGAATTTTAACGATATAGCAAAATCTATAACAAATTCTTTAAATTATAAACTTGCACAAAAAGATGTTGAAATTTATGAAAAAAAATTAAAAGCTGCCCGGGCTAAAAATTACGGAACCTTTGATTTCAGTTATACTTATGTGAGGCTGCATGATAATCCTATCATGAAAATGAATATGCCGGCGGCAATAGGTGCGCAAAATGCCGGAAGTGCTCCTGTTTACCCGTTAATTTATAAAGATATGAGTGCTGAATTTCAGGCAGGAGAAAAAAATAATTTCAGCGGGGTTTTAAAATATTCTTATCCTCTTTTTACCGGTTTTGCAATAACAAATTTAATCAAAAAGAGTAAAATTGAACTAATGCAAAAAAAACTTATGCTAAAAAATGTTAAAAGAGTTTTGCTTTTAAATTCTGCAAACCTTTATGCAAATATTTATGCTTTAAATGCTAAAATTGATGCATTAAATAAAGCAAAAAAGGCTGTTATACAGGCAAAGGAAAAGGCTGAGGCTTTTTACAATGAAGGTCTTTTAAATAAATCCGAAGTCGATGAAATAGATGCAAAATATTATGAAATTGAAGCTCAGATTCAAAACACCGTCTCTCAAAAAAAAGCTCTTTTAAACAGTTTATCAACCCTGCTTAATAAAAAAATAGAAAAAATTGACGGAATTGATATTCCTAATCTTAAAAAAGAAAGCATTGAAAACAGACCTGATATTTTGGCAATAAAAGAAAATTTAAATTTAAGCGATACTTTTATAAAAATGGCAAAATCAAAAAATTATCCCGAGATCGGTATTGAAGTGGCATTAAAAAAAGAAGCTAACAATATCTCTCTTAGCAGAAACAATTATCAAAATAGAGATAAATCATATGCAGCTTTGGCTATGCAGTATAATATATTTGACGGGGGAGAAAAAGAGGCAAATATTGAAGAGGCGAAACTTTTTAAGATGAAAAGTATGATTTATTATCAAAATTATTTAAACTCTGCTTTAACAGATTATAAAAATGATTTGTTAACCCTTAAAGCGTTGAAAGAGATGTATAAATCGGCAAAATCTGAAGTTAGAGCAAGGCTTAGTTATTATGAATATATTGATGCCAAATTTAACGAAGGGCTTGCAGATTCGGCCGATTTGACAGATGCTATTGCTAAACTGGCAGAGGCTAGGGCTAAAAAAGAGGCTGTGAAATCACAGATTTTCTTTTATACAATAAAGACTAATCTGGACGGGGGAAACAGTTTTTAATGGATAATGAAAAGGATAAGCAATGAAAAAGAATATACTCGGAATTATTTTGATAGTTTTGGTGGCAATTGGTGGGGTTTTAATATATAAAGCGTTAAATTCAAAAAAAGTTCCTCCGGAACTTGTGGCGGGGGTTGGCAATTTTGACGGGGATTTGATAAATATTAATACAAAATATCCCGGAAGGGTTGTAAAAATCAATGTTGATGACGGGAGCGATATAAAAAAAGGTGAAATTATTGCTGTTTTGGACAGTGATGAATACAGGGATAAATTAAAAGCAGTTGAATCTCAAATAAAAGCAAAAGAGAATGAATTAAATTTTACAACAGCTAAAATTAATAATTCAATAAAAGAGGCAGAGCTTGCCTGTAAAGCCAAAAAAAATGAATTAAAAGCGTTAGAGAAAAATATTGAATCCCTAAAAGCTGTAATAGCCCAGGATAAAAAAGATGAGAAAAGAATTGCCGAACTTGTTAAAAGAAAAGTAAATAAAATTCACGATTTAGAACTTGCGAAACTAAAAACTGTAACAGATACCAAAAAGTTAGATGCTTTAAAAGCTAAAAAAGAGGCTTTAATTAAAGCAGTTAATATCGCCAGGAAAAATTTAGATACGGCAATTGCCGCAAAAGAGAATATAAAAGCTCTTAAAAATGCCGTTTTAGCGTTAAAGTCACAAAGAGATGAAATTCAAGTAATAATTGACAAACTTACTATAAAATCCCCAGTAAACGGATACATTGTAGATAAAGTGGCAAACATCGGGGAAGTTTTGGGTGCAGGTATGAGTGTTGTCACTGCGATAGATCCCGAAAATTTATATTTAAAAATGTATGTGGATGAAATTAATAATGGAAAAATAAAAATAGGTGACAGGGCGGTTATATTTTTAGATGCATATCCAAATAAGCCGATACCGGCACGTGTTATAAAAATTGCCCAAAAAGCGGAATTTACTCCAAAAGAGGTTGAAGTTAGGGAAGACAGGATTGAAAGAGTTTATGAGGTTGATATAAAACCGGTTACCCCGAATCCATTGATTAAATTCGGACTTCCCGGAATCGGGGTTATTAGTATAGGGGGTAAATTACCGGACAGTTTGGATGAATTGCCAAAACTTTAAATTAAAAGTTAAAAATGAAAAGTGAAAAGTTAATATTTGAAACAAAAAATGTAACCGTTAAATATAAAAACAAAATTGCCATTAAAGATGCCTCAATTAAGGGGTATGAAAAAGAGATTATAGGATTTATCGGGGCTGACGGGGCCGGGAAAAGCTCTTTTATGTATGCCATAAGCGGGGTTAAGGATTTTGAGGGGGAAATTAGTTATTATGGTTTTATTTACAAAAATATAAAAGAAGCAGAAAAATTAAAAAAAGACACAGGGTTTATGCCACAGGGCCTCGGGCTAGTACTATATAAAAATTTAAGCGTAAAAGAACATCTAGATTTTTTCAGTGACATAAGAAATTTAAAAAGAGATGATGAATACTGGGAATATAGGGAGAGACTTCTTAAAATGGCTGGGCTTTATGAATTTCAGGAGAGACTTGCTAAAAATTTAAGCGGGGGTATGAAACAAAAGCTCTCCCTTATCTGTACACTTATACATAAACCAAAACTTCTTATACTTGATGAGCCGACTACCGGGGTTGACCCTTTAAGCAGACGGGAGCTTTGGAAAATTCTGGATGAAACAAGAAGCGGTCTTACGATTGTAAGCACCGCATATATGCAGGAAGCCGCTTTGATGGACAGGGTATATCTCTTTGATGAGGGAAAAATTATTGCGGGAGGTAAGCCAAAAGAACTTATGGATTCAATTAAAAATTATGTTTATGAAGAAACAAAATGTGATGAATGTATTACATTTAATAAAACCACTTATTCACTGAAACCTTTAAAAGCACATCATAAAGAGCCGACATTAGAGGGGCTTTTTTTTGTAAATGCACTGAAAGACAATAAAATTCCTCCAAAAATGATTATTAAAGAAAGCAAAAAATCTCTTCCGGCCATTGTTCTTCAGGCAAAAGCCCTTACAAAAAGATTTGGAGATTTCACAGCCGATGACCATGTAAATTTGGAACTAAAAAAAGGGGAAATCTTAGGACTTCTTGGGGCAAACGGGGCTGGAAAAACAACATTAATTAAAATGCTTCTGGGACTTTATCCTATTGATGAGGGTGAGCTTATACTGCTTGGCAGAAAAATCAAATCGTATGAGGACAGAATTGAGCTAAAAAGTAAAATAGGCTATATGTCGCAACTGTTTGCGCTTTATAAAGATATGACGATAAGGGAAAATTTAATTTATTTTGCAAATATGCATAAAATACCTTTAGTTAAAGCCCATAATTTAATAAAAGAATATGCCAAATCCCTTGGATTTTATGAGTATTTAGACGAATTTCCAAAAGATGTACCGCTTGGAATAAATCAGAGGTTTTCTCTTACAGCCGCCATTATGCACGAACCGGTTGTGTTGTTTTTGGATGAGCCAACAAGCGGGGTTGATACAATAGCAAGGGCTCAGTTTTGGGATATTTTGCATCAGTTAAAAGAGAAATGGGGAATTTCAATTATAGTTACCACGCACTATATGAGTGAGGCTGAATACTGTGACAGGGTTGTTGTGTTAAAAAGAGGTAAAAAGATAGTGGATGATAGTGTTGAAAATCTACATAAAAAATTTCCTGAAGCAAGAAGTTTTGAAGAGATATTTATTAAATTTTATGAGGAAAGCAATTGAAAGTGAAAAGTGTAAAATGAAAAGTGAAAAATTTAGGGGATATGAATGAATATAGGTGTAATAAAAGCATATATACTAAATGAGTTTAAGTATTTAATAAGAAGCAAAATGATTTATTTGGTTTATATTGTACCTTTTATGATTCTTATTTTATTCGGATATGGAATTAAAATGAATGTGAAGCATGCAAGATGTGTTGTAATCGATTATGATAAAAGTAAAATTTCCCTAGCTTTAATTTCAAAAATGAGGGATTCACAGTATTTTAAATTACTCTCTCCCATGAGTGAAAAAGATGCGCTTAATAAAATGAAAATCGGAAAAGTTGATATGATTTTTATTATTCCACCCTCTTTTGAAAAATGGATTTTGAAAAATCAAAAAACAGCCATCGGAATTTTTATAGACGGGGCTTATCCTATGAGAGCGCTTACAATGCAGAGTTATGCCGAGGGTCTTATTTTAGATACTGCTAAAAGTTTAAAACCCAATTTTAAAAGTCTGATTAGCATAAATCAAAGAATGCTTTTTAATGAGTCCCTCAGGGATGAAAATGCAATAGTGCCGGGTCTTATAGGACTTATCCTTTTAGTGGCACCCGCACTTTTAGCTGCCCTTTTAATTGTAAAAGAAAAAGAAGAAGGGACTATTTTTAATTTTTACTCTTCACCTGTTAAAAAAATAGAATTTTTAATTGCAAAACTGACCCCTGTATTTATCTTACATTCATTTAATATTTTTATACTTTTCCTGGCAGCTATATATCTTTTTAAAGTTCCTTTCAAAGGGAGTTTTTTAATTTATTTAACAGCAAGTGAAATTTATATTTTAATATCTTTGGGGATTGGTTTGCTTGTCAGTATAATTACGTCAAGGCAAATTGTTGCGATAGTTTTAACGGTTATTATTACAATAATACCGGGATTTTTATATTCAGGTATGCTTATGCCAATTTCCTCAATGGAAGGTGAATCATACATTGAAGCCCATATCTTTCCTGTAATGTATTATAATCATTTAGTATATGATTCTTTTTTAATAGGTGAGGGTTTAAATTCTTCTAAAAATATACTCTATTTTGGGATTTTAATTGTTTATGCGATTTTACTTTTAGTAATCGGTAAACTGCTTTTGAAAAAAGGTTTGAAATGAAAGCGTTTATGTCCATTTTTAGTAAAGAAATTTTAAGTTTTTTAAGAAGTCTAGGCCTTGTGGCAGTTGTTTTATATTCTTTTACATTTGATATTTATATTGCGGGAAACGGAATTCAGGTTAAGCCCAGAAATGTAACTATAGGATATGTGGATTATTCAGGGGGAGTTGTTTCAAAAAAAATTTTAATCCATTTTCATAAACCCGAATTTAAAACTCCGATTCCTTTTAAATCGCAAAAAGAATTAAGCGATGCAATATTCAATAAAGAAATAATGGTTGGGATTGTATTCGACGGTGATTTTGAAAAAAATATTTATAAAAAAAGACCTGCTAAAATAAATGTTTTAATGGATTCAACCGCCGCTGCTCAGGCTTATGTGACGCTTAGTTATCTTCAAAATATTATTTTAAATATGGGTAATATCAAAT encodes the following:
- a CDS encoding mannose-1-phosphate guanylyltransferase/mannose-6-phosphate isomerase, encoding MKAVILAGGSGTRLFPLSRKKFPKQFLNLGDSESLFQKTVKRNLKALKDINDVIIITNNDYQFHVKNQLKDIFNNKLNLILEPVGRNTAPAIALAIKYAFEKLGVGENEILFVSPSDHLISPDDKFAEYIKEAEKLAKKGYIVTFGVNPTKPETGYGYIEAGDLAENAYKVKQFHEKPNLKTAQKYLMAGNYYWNSGMFAFSIETILEEFKKFVPEIYEKIENSSFEEVIKDFENMPDISIDYAVMEKTDKAVVLPLNIIWSDVGSWDSVYDVLDKDENQNVKIGNIIDIDTKNSLIMGEDRLIATIGVDSLMVIETSDAIVVAKKGQGQQIKNLVSLLKNNSQTKELTEFHKTVYRPWGSYTELEKGERYRIKKIVVNPGEQLSLQLHYHRSEHWIVVKGTAKVVLGDEKGNLKEFFIHENESTYVPKSTKHRLINPGKIPLELIEVQVGEYVEEDDIIRFNDKYKRV
- a CDS encoding MraY family glycosyltransferase translates to MLEFLISFILSAIFVYLIYKKNYGLDKTADEKSHAMHTHKVSRLGGLGIIASITITSVFFSPLLTNILIAGTAIFTFGFLEDRFHLDLPYSKKIAFIFLSALVLVYMTKEGVFNGGFIILNKNNPFEAAIGYIIAIIGIVGFASAINFIDGLNGYATGVIFITLSFFGYHFYITGMYEYLKVVLILNGAILGFLIFNFPYGKIFLGDMGAHLIGFIVGFLSIAMTNHDPKLTVWYPLAAFTIPIINTLQKFPRRIKRKKLYGIPFSESDSEDLHYFMFKYIKQKYPNIKDNAIKNSIAALYILIPHIILNIIVFYFRYNPFALISIFIIASLIYLWIYNILRKKYEKELN
- a CDS encoding HlyD family secretion protein, which codes for MKKKIALIVFAVLIGISLFVLVKYIIFSKNYATSNAVFVKTDSLTNLSFKIPGKIEKIYVNEGESVKKGELLAKLNTKDLEIQRKELINQIEALNKKIEASVIQKDKLSKDIDENIDLINVQIKKLSKLIEAKKYAIKAKENKLQKLQNDYKRFSRLYKNKKISIEKFENVKTAFLALQNEINADKKILESMYEDKNALFIKLKLAENNKKEISRLAKLIQSMKSQLEALNDKLALINQHIKDSFIYAPFNGKIAKKFTNANEVVNAGTKILSIVNPKDLYVLVLLEETKLKGIKTGNYVKIHIDTTDKDYEGYVNKILPASAATFALVPRDISSGEFTKLSQRFYIRIKFKKIPDDVLVGMSGEVEIARN
- a CDS encoding ATP-binding protein, which produces MKQAIISHNKHWKQKYENLFYRDVVEKLVKKINLKHIQVLTGIRRSGKSSIFKILINYLIDNNINPLTILYINLDDPFFSEIWQDSKKLYDLITSSESITGKKIKYLFLDEIQNVNNWEKFIKVSYDNETFKKIFITGSNAKLLEGEFASLISGRYLKEIIYPLSFKEVLRLNNINSYLDLLDNKAKVLSIIEEMMEYGSFFEVLKEKEFKRDILLNYLESIIYKDCIMNNNIRDAKFFKNFVQLVLSNISNLYSYNSLAKALNSNENTVKAYLSYLQEAFLIYEINNFSFSLKNQIKSKKKSYTIDNGLAAQTSFRFSSDKGKLFENLVFSELKKRNYEIYFYNEKYECDFLVKDDKLKAIQVAYELNDFNFEREIRSLINLPFEAEKYLITFNQEKIYEDIKIVPFYEFFK
- a CDS encoding DHA2 family efflux MFS transporter permease subunit, producing MQTKLFTFNFALYIILIITGAFMAVLDTTVVDIIVPRLKGPLSTDMYGVQWVITAYMTAAAAGLLVVEWLIKRYGNKWVYIVGVGLFSLASFLCGISNSLGFIISARVVQGFAEALIMVTAHMMIFSLFPPDKKGIAMGIFALGVAFAPAIGPTLGGYLSEWFGWRSVFFVNVPIGIIIVIFGSLLLPDIGKREKYPLNVISFIFLSISTVALLILLSKGQQYGWFNSSFIVYLGFITWFGFLFFVMSEYFSKVRLFEYSLFKHPFYTLGILIYFILLGFSMYQYFYLIPVFYEHIKGLSSIQSGLGVLGFGIWIGIVSIIAGNVSDKIGPVPVLVAAGVIYLITSFYFFPPINYYMSFIEAVFRTMPFGIAMGMFFAPVTVLVMNAAKDKGEQAIVVMDYVRFVGGSFGTAIATNSMFFYKDKEYEGIVSLQNYSLVSDLLEKLKFVFGEAGEVILRNLQEFMAMNYGFKYVWLNAAFWGLVGSLFVFLLPVAKKWVTENGECKMKSEKRKI
- a CDS encoding TolC family protein, which gives rise to MKKFVLIFPLLLSAENFNDIAKSITNSLNYKLAQKDVEIYEKKLKAARAKNYGTFDFSYTYVRLHDNPIMKMNMPAAIGAQNAGSAPVYPLIYKDMSAEFQAGEKNNFSGVLKYSYPLFTGFAITNLIKKSKIELMQKKLMLKNVKRVLLLNSANLYANIYALNAKIDALNKAKKAVIQAKEKAEAFYNEGLLNKSEVDEIDAKYYEIEAQIQNTVSQKKALLNSLSTLLNKKIEKIDGIDIPNLKKESIENRPDILAIKENLNLSDTFIKMAKSKNYPEIGIEVALKKEANNISLSRNNYQNRDKSYAALAMQYNIFDGGEKEANIEEAKLFKMKSMIYYQNYLNSALTDYKNDLLTLKALKEMYKSAKSEVRARLSYYEYIDAKFNEGLADSADLTDAIAKLAEARAKKEAVKSQIFFYTIKTNLDGGNSF
- a CDS encoding HlyD family secretion protein; amino-acid sequence: MKKNILGIILIVLVAIGGVLIYKALNSKKVPPELVAGVGNFDGDLININTKYPGRVVKINVDDGSDIKKGEIIAVLDSDEYRDKLKAVESQIKAKENELNFTTAKINNSIKEAELACKAKKNELKALEKNIESLKAVIAQDKKDEKRIAELVKRKVNKIHDLELAKLKTVTDTKKLDALKAKKEALIKAVNIARKNLDTAIAAKENIKALKNAVLALKSQRDEIQVIIDKLTIKSPVNGYIVDKVANIGEVLGAGMSVVTAIDPENLYLKMYVDEINNGKIKIGDRAVIFLDAYPNKPIPARVIKIAQKAEFTPKEVEVREDRIERVYEVDIKPVTPNPLIKFGLPGIGVISIGGKLPDSLDELPKL